The following proteins come from a genomic window of Canis aureus isolate CA01 chromosome 3, VMU_Caureus_v.1.0, whole genome shotgun sequence:
- the CMTM3 gene encoding CKLF-like MARVEL transmembrane domain-containing protein 3 translates to MWPPDQEPAPAPAAPPRARRPPAGAPGPGLRALLPARAFLCSRKGRLLLAESGLSFITFVCYVASSASAFLAAPLLEFLLALYFLFADAMQLNDKWQGLCWPMMDFLRCVTAALIYFAISITAVAKYSDAASKAAGVFGFFATIVFAVDFYLIFNDVAKFLKEGDSAEENTADKAEEENSDSDSD, encoded by the exons ATGTGGCCCCCGGACCAGgagcccgccccggcccccgccgccccgccgcgcgcccgccgcccccccgccggCGCCCCGGGGCCCGGGCTCCGCGCCCTCCTGCCCGCGCGCGCCTTCCTGTGCTCGCGCAAAGGCCGCCTCCTGCTGGCCGAGTCG GGCCTCTCGTTCATCACCTTTGTCTGCTATGTGGCATCCTCGGCATCCGCCTTCCTGGCAGCGCCTCTGCTGGAGTTCCTCCTGGCCCTCTACTTCCTCTTCGCTGATGCCATGCAGCTGAATGACAAGTGGCAGGGCTTGTGCTGGCCCATGATG GACTTCCTGCGCTGTGTCACTGCGGCTCTCATCTACTTCGCCATCTCCATCACGGCTGTCGCCAAGTACTCAGACGCGGCTTCCAAAGCAGCTGGG GTGTTCGGCTTCTTTGCCACCATCGTGTTTGCCGTTGATTTCTACCTGATCTTTAACGACGTGGCCAAATTCCTCAAAGAAGGGGACTCCGCGGAAGAGAACACGGCCGACAAGGCGGAAG AAGAGAATTCCGACTCTGACTCCGACTGA